TGCGGCGCAGGAAGTCAGCCAGTTCGCCTCTGCTCACCCCGCGATGGTGGCACGAGGCGCCCGGTATAGCCACGGACTGGTGGTCCGGGGCTCAGCCGTCCGTTCCCCGGCGGCGGGTCCGCGTCCAGTGTGGACCGGTCACGCCTCGTCGAACACTGGAGGACATCGTGCCGAGCACTCCCGAAGAAGCGTTCCGTCGACTGCTGGATCGGATGCTGGCCAAGGACACGGACGCCGTCGCCGACTTGTGGGCGGAAGACGGCACCGCCGAGTTCCCGTTCGCCACGGGAAGCTCACCGCGCCGACTGGCCGGGCGGGAAGAGGTCCGCGGCTACATGGCCGCCCTCCCGGAGCTGATGGATGTGCGAGAGATTCCCGCGGTCACCGTGCACCACACGGAACGGCCGGAGACCATCGTGGTGGAGTTCACCGGGAACGGGCACACGGTGCGCACCGGGGAGCCCTATCAGCTGGACTACATCGCGGTGATCACCGTCCAGGACGGCCTGATCACCCACTACCGGGACTACTGGAACCCGCTGGCCGTCGCCGAGGCGGCCGGGACACTACCCGAGCTGCTCGACTCGCTGCGCTCCGGAG
This genomic interval from Streptomyces asiaticus contains the following:
- a CDS encoding nuclear transport factor 2 family protein; this encodes MVPSTPEEAFRRLLDRMLAKDTDAVADLWAEDGTAEFPFATGSSPRRLAGREEVRGYMAALPELMDVREIPAVTVHHTERPETIVVEFTGNGHTVRTGEPYQLDYIAVITVQDGLITHYRDYWNPLAVAEAAGTLPELLDSLRSGAAG